In Roseomonas fluvialis, one genomic interval encodes:
- the allE gene encoding (S)-ureidoglycine aminohydrolase, translating into MTPPAIPPPGVFGHNRSLVTPHYAMMPPAGILPSRLPGFAETVVRFQAAPALGARFAQALLEIGAGGGTTAPRDDGLEHFFYVLDGAVDVTVGGQAQRLGPGGYAFVPPGIAWGLRAEAPAQVAWVKRPYEPLPGVAPPVPRFGNRADVPRDTTNRPGRYIQFLLGTGDLAFDFEMNLMGFEPGSHFPCIETHIMEHGLLMVEGQGNYLLGRDWHEVWTGDFIWMGPFVPQQFYCTGWGPAAYLLYKNVNRDVTF; encoded by the coding sequence GTGACGCCGCCCGCCATCCCGCCACCCGGCGTCTTCGGTCACAACCGCAGCCTCGTCACGCCGCACTACGCGATGATGCCGCCGGCGGGCATTCTGCCCTCGCGGCTGCCGGGCTTCGCGGAGACGGTGGTGCGCTTCCAGGCGGCGCCGGCACTCGGCGCCCGCTTCGCGCAGGCCTTGCTGGAGATCGGCGCGGGCGGCGGCACCACGGCGCCACGCGATGATGGGCTCGAGCATTTCTTCTACGTGCTCGACGGTGCCGTGGACGTCACGGTCGGTGGGCAGGCGCAGCGGCTTGGCCCGGGCGGCTACGCCTTCGTGCCGCCCGGCATCGCCTGGGGGCTGCGAGCCGAAGCACCGGCGCAGGTGGCCTGGGTGAAGCGCCCCTACGAACCGCTGCCCGGCGTGGCGCCGCCCGTGCCGCGCTTCGGCAACCGGGCCGATGTGCCGCGCGACACCACCAACCGGCCGGGCCGCTACATCCAGTTCCTGCTCGGTACCGGCGACCTGGCCTTCGACTTCGAGATGAACCTGATGGGCTTCGAGCCGGGGTCGCATTTCCCCTGCATCGAGACGCACATCATGGAGCACGGGCTGCTGATGGTCGAAGGCCAGGGCAATTACCTGCTCGGCCGCGACTGGCACGAGGTCTGGACCGGCGACTTCATCTGGATGGGCCCCTTCGTGCCGCAGCAATTCTACTGCACCGGATGGGGCCCCGCCGCCTATCTGCTTTACAAGAACGTCAATCGCGACGTGACGTTCTGA
- a CDS encoding Lrp/AsnC family transcriptional regulator, which produces MLDDADHRILKALRQDGRMTNAALAEAVGLSQSACLRRLRLLETRGVIRGYTAIIEEPQDRATVTVIVQITLDRQTEEHLSRFEGAVRRLPEVRDCFLMTGMSDYLLRVEVRDAADYERIHKEQLSRLPGVARIQSSFAIRRVIGSRQ; this is translated from the coding sequence ATGCTCGACGATGCCGACCATCGGATCCTGAAGGCGCTCCGCCAGGATGGCCGCATGACCAATGCGGCACTGGCCGAGGCGGTGGGCCTGTCGCAATCCGCCTGCCTGCGGCGGTTGCGCCTGCTGGAAACGCGCGGCGTGATCCGCGGCTACACCGCGATCATCGAGGAACCCCAGGACCGCGCCACCGTCACGGTGATCGTGCAGATCACGCTCGACCGGCAGACCGAGGAACACCTGTCGCGCTTCGAAGGCGCGGTGCGCCGCCTGCCGGAAGTGCGCGACTGCTTCCTGATGACGGGCATGTCGGACTACCTGCTACGCGTGGAAGTCCGCGACGCCGCGGATTACGAACGCATCCACAAGGAACAGCTCTCGCGCCTGCCGGGTGTGGCACGGATCCAGTCGTCCTTCGCCATCCGGCGGGTGATCGGGAGCAGGCAGTAA
- a CDS encoding D-amino acid dehydrogenase, translating to MRVIVLGSGVVGVTSAWYLARAGHEVTVLDRQPAAGMETSFANAGQLSYGYSAPWAGPGIPVKALKWLMMRHRPLVLWPRADQRLYTWLAKMLANCTEAAYRLNKTRMVRLAEFSRDCLGDLRRETGIAYDGRSMGTLQLFRTQKQLDAVGGDTAVLDTFKVPYEVLDPAGCIAAEPALQHVRGKFVGGLRLADDETGDAHIFTQRLAAMAEAIGVRFRYGVTIKGLTTEGDRVTGVVTGTGTETADAYVAALGSYTPALLAPLGVRVPVYPVKGYSLTLPVKDDGGAPVSTVMDETYKVAITRLGDRIRVGGTAELAGFSMALRKPRRETLEHSVTDLFPRGGNVAEASFWTGLRPMTPDGTPVVGPTRLRNLHLNTGHGTLGWTMACGSGRVLADLVTGRKPEIDTADLAVDRYATA from the coding sequence ATGCGCGTCATTGTCCTTGGCAGCGGCGTCGTCGGCGTCACCAGCGCATGGTACCTGGCGCGCGCGGGCCATGAGGTGACGGTGCTGGACCGCCAGCCCGCCGCGGGGATGGAGACGTCCTTCGCCAATGCGGGTCAGCTCTCCTACGGCTATTCCGCGCCCTGGGCCGGGCCGGGCATTCCCGTGAAGGCGCTGAAGTGGCTGATGATGCGCCACCGTCCTCTGGTGCTGTGGCCGCGCGCGGACCAGCGCCTGTACACTTGGCTCGCAAAGATGCTGGCCAACTGCACCGAGGCCGCCTACCGGCTGAACAAGACGCGCATGGTGCGGCTCGCGGAATTCTCGCGCGACTGCCTGGGCGACCTGCGGCGCGAGACGGGCATCGCCTATGACGGGCGATCGATGGGCACGCTGCAGCTGTTCCGCACGCAGAAGCAGCTGGATGCGGTGGGCGGCGATACCGCGGTGCTGGATACCTTCAAGGTGCCCTACGAGGTGCTCGATCCAGCCGGGTGCATCGCCGCCGAGCCTGCGCTGCAGCACGTGCGGGGCAAGTTCGTGGGCGGGCTGCGCCTGGCAGATGACGAGACCGGCGACGCGCACATCTTCACGCAGCGCCTGGCCGCGATGGCCGAGGCGATCGGCGTGCGATTCCGCTACGGCGTGACCATCAAGGGCCTGACCACCGAAGGCGACCGCGTGACCGGCGTGGTGACCGGCACCGGCACCGAGACGGCGGATGCCTATGTCGCCGCGCTGGGGTCCTACACGCCCGCGCTGCTCGCGCCGCTGGGCGTGCGCGTGCCGGTCTATCCGGTGAAGGGCTATTCGCTGACGCTGCCGGTGAAGGACGATGGCGGCGCGCCGGTCTCGACCGTGATGGACGAGACCTACAAGGTCGCGATCACGCGCCTGGGCGATCGCATCCGCGTGGGCGGCACGGCCGAACTGGCAGGCTTCTCGATGGCGCTGCGCAAGCCCAGGCGCGAGACGCTGGAACACTCCGTGACTGACCTGTTCCCGCGCGGCGGCAACGTGGCGGAGGCGTCGTTCTGGACCGGCCTGCGGCCGATGACGCCCGATGGCACGCCGGTGGTCGGCCCGACGCGGCTGCGCAACCTGCACCTGAACACGGGGCATGGCACGCTGGGCTGGACCATGGCCTGCGGGTCGGGCCGCGTGCTGGCGGACCTTGTGACCGGCCGCAAGCCGGAGATCGACACGGCGGACCTGGCGGTGGATCGCTACGCCACGGCCTGA
- a CDS encoding putative quinol monooxygenase, whose product MPKVAIHVEFKPKPGSHAAFDALIREHARLTLSEEPGCERFDVLQPMNADGTRDESRIMLVEVYTDKDAVKAHVANPRMPKVREAYTPLIDGRVLTMCEL is encoded by the coding sequence ATGCCCAAGGTCGCCATCCACGTCGAGTTCAAGCCGAAGCCCGGCAGCCACGCCGCCTTCGATGCACTGATCCGCGAGCACGCGCGCCTGACGCTGTCCGAGGAACCGGGCTGCGAGCGCTTCGACGTGCTGCAGCCGATGAACGCCGACGGCACGCGCGACGAAAGCCGGATCATGCTGGTCGAGGTCTATACGGATAAGGATGCCGTCAAGGCGCATGTGGCGAACCCGCGCATGCCCAAGGTGCGCGAGGCCTATACCCCGCTGATCGACGGCCGCGTGCTGACCATGTGCGAACTGTGA
- a CDS encoding serine hydrolase: MQDLVSRMNAVCDAQPFDTTWFVKDLATGWHADRGGDVVTPSASTRKTSILMHALSKVHEGKLRLDEPCTIEARLQEGVESGTYQYMTPGCVIPLRDAFVNMIITSDNVSTQIVLERLDRDELNAWCRGIGMTGTTHRVNFPPPGLAWDHPIDAVASTTAQDQVLLLDRMVAGAKDPAAAAALGATPELCRLGLDILSWQRLRNLIPSLLPAKTKVANKTGRGPRGRMDAGVVYRGDAPRFIIAVYCDRVPDTLPDGLPGFTAAYATAGRLTRLCWDTMN; this comes from the coding sequence ATGCAGGACCTGGTTTCGCGGATGAACGCCGTCTGCGATGCGCAACCCTTCGACACCACCTGGTTCGTGAAGGACCTCGCGACCGGATGGCACGCCGATCGTGGCGGCGACGTGGTCACGCCCTCGGCCAGCACGCGCAAGACCTCGATCCTGATGCACGCGCTGTCCAAGGTGCATGAGGGCAAGCTGCGCCTGGACGAGCCCTGCACCATCGAGGCGCGCCTGCAGGAAGGTGTCGAGAGCGGCACCTACCAGTACATGACGCCCGGCTGCGTGATCCCGCTGCGCGACGCCTTCGTGAACATGATCATCACGTCGGACAATGTCTCCACGCAGATCGTGCTGGAGCGGCTCGATCGCGACGAACTCAACGCGTGGTGCCGCGGCATCGGCATGACCGGTACGACGCATCGCGTGAACTTCCCACCGCCAGGCCTGGCCTGGGACCACCCGATCGACGCAGTGGCGAGCACCACGGCGCAGGACCAGGTCCTGCTGCTCGATCGCATGGTCGCCGGCGCCAAGGACCCGGCTGCCGCCGCCGCGCTGGGTGCCACGCCGGAACTCTGCCGGCTCGGCCTCGACATCCTGTCCTGGCAGCGGCTGCGCAACCTGATCCCGTCGCTGTTGCCGGCCAAGACCAAGGTGGCGAACAAGACCGGGCGCGGGCCACGCGGGCGGATGGATGCGGGCGTGGTCTATCGTGGCGACGCGCCGCGCTTCATCATCGCGGTCTATTGCGACCGCGTGCCCGACACGCTGCCGGACGGACTGCCGGGCTTCACCGCCGCCTATGCCACCGCCGGGCGGCTGACGCGCCTGTGCTGGGACACGATGAACTGA
- a CDS encoding N-acyl-D-amino-acid deacylase family protein produces the protein MADLVIRGGTVVDGTGAEPIEADVAIEGGRITQVGRVTERGREEIDARGHIVTPGFVDIHTHYDGQAVWDSHLAPSAWHGVTTAVMGNCGVGFAPCRAADRDKLIELMEGVEDIPGPILHEGLDWRWETFPEYLDALEAKPRDIDICALLPHGALRVHVMGERGLALENANQADIAKMREITAEAVRAGAFGVSTSRTISHKTLKGDPTPTLRAQEEELHGLALGLRDGGGGLLELVSDWNTPDPATEFAIVRRVVEATGQPVVFSLTARHDRTEAWKELLALSDRAAADGLPIRPVFPPRPIGILLGLNGSQNPFAGCASYRDIAHLPAPARAAAMRDPALRARILSEDRISGSTFPLITRLGFERMFPFGDPPDYAPPQEASIAAIAAREGRSAEEVAYDLLTADDGAGFIFAPLTNFADYTLSASAECLRHPNAIAGLSDGGAHVGFISDGSFPTFLLTYWARDGKEAVFPVQDIIRRLTSDTARAAGLHDRGVLRAGLRADVNVIDLAALTLDAPRMVADLPAGGRRLLQRARGYTATVVHGAVTYRDGSATGALPGRLVRAGRNATV, from the coding sequence ATGGCCGATCTGGTGATCCGCGGCGGTACAGTGGTGGACGGCACCGGCGCCGAACCCATCGAGGCCGATGTCGCGATCGAGGGCGGCCGCATCACGCAGGTCGGCCGCGTGACCGAACGCGGGCGCGAGGAGATCGACGCGCGCGGCCACATCGTCACCCCCGGCTTCGTCGACATCCATACCCATTACGACGGCCAGGCCGTGTGGGACTCCCACCTGGCCCCGTCCGCCTGGCACGGCGTGACCACCGCGGTGATGGGCAATTGCGGCGTCGGCTTCGCGCCCTGCCGCGCGGCCGACCGCGACAAGCTGATCGAACTCATGGAAGGCGTCGAGGACATCCCCGGCCCGATCCTGCACGAGGGCCTCGACTGGCGGTGGGAGACCTTCCCCGAATACCTCGACGCGCTGGAGGCGAAGCCGCGCGACATCGACATCTGCGCCCTGCTGCCGCACGGCGCGCTGCGCGTGCACGTCATGGGCGAACGCGGCCTGGCGCTGGAGAACGCCAACCAGGCCGACATCGCGAAGATGCGGGAGATCACCGCCGAGGCGGTGCGCGCCGGCGCCTTCGGCGTGAGCACCTCGCGCACCATCAGCCACAAGACGCTGAAGGGCGACCCCACGCCCACCCTGCGCGCGCAGGAGGAAGAACTGCACGGCCTCGCACTCGGCCTGCGCGATGGCGGCGGCGGGCTGCTGGAACTGGTCAGCGACTGGAACACGCCCGACCCCGCCACCGAATTCGCCATCGTCCGCCGCGTGGTGGAAGCGACCGGACAGCCGGTGGTCTTCTCGCTGACCGCGCGGCACGACCGCACCGAGGCCTGGAAGGAACTGCTGGCGCTGTCCGACAGGGCGGCGGCCGACGGCCTGCCGATCCGCCCGGTCTTCCCGCCGCGGCCGATCGGCATCCTGCTCGGCCTGAACGGCAGCCAGAACCCCTTCGCCGGCTGCGCGTCGTATCGCGACATCGCGCACCTGCCAGCACCCGCCCGCGCCGCCGCCATGCGCGACCCCGCGCTGCGCGCGCGCATCCTGTCCGAGGACCGCATCAGCGGATCGACCTTCCCGCTGATCACGCGCCTGGGCTTCGAACGCATGTTCCCCTTCGGCGACCCGCCGGACTACGCGCCGCCGCAGGAGGCCTCGATCGCCGCCATCGCCGCGCGCGAAGGTCGCAGCGCCGAGGAAGTCGCCTACGACCTGCTGACCGCTGATGACGGTGCGGGCTTCATCTTCGCGCCGCTGACCAACTTCGCGGACTACACGCTCTCGGCCAGCGCGGAATGCCTGCGCCACCCGAATGCCATCGCCGGCCTGTCGGATGGCGGGGCGCATGTCGGCTTCATCTCGGACGGGTCCTTCCCGACCTTCCTGCTCACCTATTGGGCACGCGACGGCAAGGAGGCGGTGTTTCCGGTGCAGGACATCATCCGTCGCCTGACCTCCGACACGGCGCGCGCGGCCGGGCTGCACGACCGCGGCGTGCTGCGCGCGGGGCTGCGCGCCGATGTGAACGTCATCGACCTGGCGGCGCTGACCTTGGATGCGCCCCGCATGGTGGCGGACCTGCCGGCGGGCGGACGGCGTTTGTTGCAGCGCGCGCGCGGCTATACCGCAACGGTGGTCCATGGCGCCGTCACCTATCGCGACGGCAGCGCCACCGGCGCTCTGCCTGGACGCCTGGTGCGTGCGGGGCGCAACGCGACGGTGTGA
- a CDS encoding Bug family tripartite tricarboxylate transporter substrate binding protein yields MVSRRQALAAAALLAAPAARAQATWPDRPIRVVVPFAAGGNADVIARILQPRLSEKLGQPVVVENRPGAGGAVGAAEVARARPDGYTLLIGSNGPLSVNPAVQARLPYDAERDFAAIAMAMQVPHCLMVQQGAPQRSLADVIAASRAQPDALGAGTAGVASATHLSLEAFKLVSGARILHVPYRGGGAALPDFVAGNIPMLFTEFSTALPLHRDSKGRILAVASLTRLNALPDVPTMIEQGVPGFTAASYVGLLAPAGTPPEVLRRLGEAMAAIVAEADFQRRMEAMGGETASGALATPAGFSAFIRDDLNRSREVVRSAGITAQ; encoded by the coding sequence ATGGTCAGCCGCCGCCAGGCGCTCGCCGCCGCAGCCCTCCTTGCCGCGCCCGCTGCGCGCGCGCAGGCCACCTGGCCCGACCGTCCGATCCGCGTCGTGGTGCCCTTCGCCGCCGGCGGCAATGCCGATGTCATCGCGCGCATCCTGCAGCCCCGCCTGTCGGAGAAGCTCGGCCAGCCGGTGGTGGTCGAGAACCGCCCCGGCGCCGGCGGCGCGGTGGGTGCGGCCGAGGTCGCGCGCGCGCGCCCCGATGGCTATACCCTGCTGATCGGATCGAATGGCCCGCTCAGCGTGAACCCCGCCGTGCAGGCCCGCCTGCCCTATGATGCCGAGCGCGACTTCGCCGCCATCGCGATGGCCATGCAGGTGCCGCATTGCCTGATGGTGCAGCAGGGCGCGCCGCAGCGCAGCCTGGCGGATGTCATCGCCGCGTCGCGCGCACAGCCCGATGCGCTGGGCGCCGGCACCGCCGGTGTCGCGAGCGCCACGCATCTCTCACTCGAAGCCTTCAAGCTCGTCTCCGGCGCGCGCATCCTGCACGTGCCCTATCGCGGCGGCGGCGCCGCGCTGCCCGATTTCGTGGCCGGCAACATCCCGATGCTGTTCACCGAATTCTCCACCGCGCTGCCGCTGCATCGCGACAGCAAGGGACGCATCCTGGCGGTGGCCTCGCTGACGCGGCTGAACGCGTTGCCGGACGTGCCGACCATGATCGAACAGGGCGTCCCCGGCTTCACCGCGGCCTCCTATGTCGGGCTGCTCGCTCCCGCCGGTACGCCGCCCGAGGTGCTGCGCAGGCTGGGCGAGGCCATGGCGGCCATCGTCGCGGAGGCCGACTTCCAGCGCCGCATGGAAGCCATGGGCGGGGAGACCGCCTCCGGCGCGCTCGCCACTCCCGCGGGCTTCAGCGCCTTCATCCGCGACGACCTGAACCGCTCGCGTGAGGTCGTGCGCTCCGCCGGCATCACTGCCCAATGA
- a CDS encoding 2-methylaconitate cis-trans isomerase PrpF family protein — protein sequence MDQAFIPAVFMRGGSSKGVFFHAKHLPADRARQDPIFLSVLGSPDPYGRQLDGMGGGISSLSKAVIVGPPTHADADVDYTFAQVAVDRPLVDWSSNCGNLSSAIGPFAIDEGLVRASDGEALVRIHQVNTRRIIHARFPVRGGRAAVAGDFAMAGVSGTGARIRLDFLAPGGGATGALLPTGNALDTLHHDGRDYAATLVDAANACVFLEARELGLTGTESPDAIEAEPALMARLDALRRRAAVRMGLCATPEAAPLAIPKVAVVAPPAPYRALDGATQDAASHDIAVRMISMERAHRAVPLTGGMALGVACGIAGSLPHALATRAIADEVRVANPSGILSVGAEVSHRETGWFADSAVVFRTARRLMQGAVAVPMRLL from the coding sequence ATGGACCAGGCCTTCATCCCCGCCGTCTTCATGCGCGGGGGGTCCTCCAAGGGAGTGTTCTTCCACGCGAAGCACCTGCCGGCCGATCGCGCGCGGCAGGACCCGATCTTCCTGTCGGTGCTGGGCAGCCCCGATCCCTACGGCCGGCAGCTCGACGGCATGGGCGGTGGTATCTCCTCCTTGTCCAAGGCCGTGATCGTTGGCCCGCCGACGCACGCGGACGCGGATGTGGACTACACCTTCGCGCAGGTCGCGGTGGATCGGCCGCTGGTGGACTGGTCGTCCAACTGCGGCAACCTGTCCTCCGCCATTGGCCCCTTCGCGATCGACGAAGGCCTGGTGCGCGCGAGCGACGGCGAGGCGCTGGTGCGCATCCACCAGGTCAACACGCGCCGCATCATCCATGCGCGCTTTCCGGTGCGCGGCGGGCGCGCGGCCGTGGCGGGCGACTTCGCGATGGCCGGCGTGTCGGGCACCGGTGCGCGCATCCGGCTCGATTTCCTCGCCCCCGGCGGTGGCGCGACCGGCGCCCTGCTGCCGACCGGCAACGCGCTGGACACGCTGCACCATGACGGGCGCGACTATGCCGCGACCCTGGTCGATGCCGCCAATGCCTGCGTCTTCCTCGAAGCACGCGAACTCGGCCTGACCGGCACCGAAAGCCCCGACGCGATCGAGGCCGAACCCGCGCTGATGGCGCGCCTCGATGCGCTGCGCCGCCGCGCCGCGGTGCGCATGGGGTTGTGCGCGACGCCCGAGGCCGCGCCGCTCGCCATCCCCAAGGTCGCGGTGGTTGCCCCGCCCGCCCCCTATCGCGCGCTGGACGGCGCGACGCAGGACGCCGCCTCGCACGACATCGCCGTTCGCATGATCTCGATGGAACGCGCCCATCGCGCCGTACCGCTCACCGGCGGGATGGCGCTCGGCGTTGCCTGCGGCATCGCGGGCTCGCTGCCCCATGCGCTTGCCACGCGCGCCATCGCGGACGAGGTGCGCGTCGCCAACCCCTCGGGCATCCTGTCGGTCGGTGCCGAGGTTTCGCACCGCGAAACCGGATGGTTCGCCGACAGCGCCGTGGTGTTTCGCACCGCGCGGCGTCTCATGCAGGGGGCCGTCGCCGTACCGATGCGCCTGCTTTGA
- a CDS encoding HpcH/HpaI aldolase/citrate lyase family protein has product MTRASPTTWRSMLFVPATGEKFVSKAHTRGADVIILDLEDSIPPGDKQDARDALPAAAATVGQAGAEVAVRINRPLDLAVPDIAAAIMPAVGTLILPKVMGPEHIRLLSEVVAMREAKLGMAPGHTRFVAVVETPDALPLLGAIAAADPRVVTLGVGAEDLSTELEAVPGGDLLYHFGMMVVAAARAARIQPMGSVGPFADFSDLEGYRASLKRSRALGFACQACIHPAQVAIINEEYGPSPAEVDRARRLISAFDAAIAQGLGAVAFEGQMIDLPVVERARRLLARAR; this is encoded by the coding sequence ATGACCCGAGCCTCCCCCACGACCTGGCGTTCGATGTTGTTCGTGCCCGCCACCGGCGAGAAATTCGTCTCCAAGGCGCACACGCGGGGCGCGGACGTCATCATTCTCGACCTCGAGGATTCCATCCCGCCCGGCGACAAGCAGGACGCGCGCGATGCGCTGCCCGCGGCAGCCGCGACGGTCGGCCAGGCCGGTGCGGAGGTGGCGGTGCGCATCAACCGCCCGCTCGACCTCGCGGTGCCCGACATCGCCGCCGCGATCATGCCTGCGGTCGGAACGTTGATCCTGCCCAAGGTGATGGGCCCCGAACACATCCGCCTGCTGTCGGAAGTGGTCGCGATGCGGGAGGCCAAGCTCGGCATGGCGCCCGGCCACACCCGCTTCGTCGCGGTGGTCGAGACACCCGATGCGCTACCGCTGCTGGGTGCCATCGCCGCCGCCGATCCGCGCGTGGTCACGCTCGGCGTCGGCGCGGAAGACCTGTCGACGGAACTGGAAGCCGTGCCGGGCGGCGACCTGCTCTACCACTTCGGCATGATGGTGGTGGCCGCGGCGCGGGCAGCGCGCATCCAGCCGATGGGTTCGGTCGGCCCCTTCGCGGATTTCTCGGACCTCGAGGGCTATCGCGCCTCGCTCAAGCGTTCGCGCGCGCTGGGCTTCGCCTGCCAGGCTTGTATCCACCCCGCGCAGGTCGCCATCATCAACGAGGAATACGGCCCCTCGCCCGCCGAGGTCGACCGCGCCCGCCGCCTGATCTCTGCCTTCGACGCCGCGATCGCGCAAGGCCTCGGTGCGGTGGCCTTCGAAGGCCAGATGATCGACCTGCCTGTGGTCGAACGCGCGCGCCGCCTGCTGGCCCGCGCGCGCTGA
- a CDS encoding 3-hydroxyacyl-CoA dehydrogenase NAD-binding domain-containing protein: MRQDIRRVAVIGAGTIGASWAAYFLSRGIPVSASDPSPGAPDLMRRMIGTAWPVLMRLGGKADADPTAWTFDADPAAACVGCDFVQESAPERLDIKQDLLARIDAALPPDVVIASSTSGLLASRLSERCAHPGRVVIGHPFNPPHLIPLVEVVGGAKGSPEAVAAAMTFYRAIGKHPIEIRKEVPGHLANRLQAALWREAVHLVAEGVATVADVDAAISEGPGLRWALMGPHTTFHLAGGEGGIGHFMHHLLPAVTSWWDDLGEPDVDAALQQVLVQGVAEATAGAGTADLAARRDAALVRLLEARRAG, from the coding sequence ATGCGGCAGGACATCAGGCGCGTCGCGGTGATCGGCGCGGGCACCATCGGCGCGTCCTGGGCGGCGTATTTCCTCAGCCGTGGCATTCCCGTGAGCGCCAGCGACCCGTCGCCCGGCGCGCCCGACCTGATGCGGCGGATGATCGGGACTGCCTGGCCGGTGCTGATGCGGCTCGGCGGCAAGGCCGATGCGGATCCGACGGCCTGGACATTCGACGCCGACCCCGCCGCGGCCTGCGTCGGCTGCGATTTCGTGCAGGAGAGCGCGCCGGAGCGGCTGGACATCAAGCAGGACCTTCTCGCGCGCATCGACGCGGCGCTGCCGCCCGACGTTGTGATCGCGTCATCGACCTCGGGCCTTCTCGCCAGTCGCCTGTCGGAACGCTGCGCGCATCCCGGGCGCGTCGTGATCGGCCATCCTTTCAACCCGCCGCACCTGATCCCGCTGGTGGAGGTGGTGGGTGGCGCCAAGGGCAGCCCGGAGGCGGTCGCCGCGGCGATGACCTTCTACCGCGCCATCGGCAAGCACCCGATCGAGATCCGCAAGGAAGTGCCCGGCCACCTCGCGAATCGCCTGCAGGCGGCGCTGTGGCGCGAGGCGGTTCACCTGGTGGCCGAGGGGGTCGCGACCGTCGCCGATGTCGATGCCGCGATCAGCGAGGGACCCGGCCTGCGCTGGGCGTTGATGGGCCCGCACACCACCTTCCACCTGGCCGGCGGGGAGGGCGGCATCGGTCATTTCATGCATCACCTGCTACCGGCGGTGACGTCGTGGTGGGATGACCTCGGCGAACCGGATGTGGATGCGGCGCTTCAGCAGGTTCTCGTGCAGGGCGTCGCCGAGGCGACGGCCGGCGCCGGCACGGCCGATCTCGCGGCGCGGCGCGATGCCGCGCTGGTGCGATTGCTCGAGGCGCGCCGGGCGGGCTGA
- a CDS encoding dihydrodipicolinate synthase family protein, whose protein sequence is MLDRSAKGVFVIAPTPFLPDGSLDLDSTDRMTDAFMAAGAAGMTILGVMGEAPKLTEAESLTFVDRVLKRVAGRIPVVVGASAPGFAQMRAIARGSMDLGAAGIMVSPTPGLKGDEAVVSYIAQAVDVVNAPFVLQDYPQLTGITMTAPMIARMAADQRVVMLKAEDWPGLDKLTAVRKLEAEGKMPRVSILGGVGGQFLPEELARGADGIMTGYAFPEMLVNVCRMMWAGSRDAAQDLFDLHLPLIRTEVQPGLGLAIRKYVLKRRGIIAHDTLRAPGPKLSAETVGEVDYLLARLARTEKLAAAA, encoded by the coding sequence ATGCTCGATCGATCCGCCAAGGGCGTTTTCGTCATCGCCCCCACGCCGTTCCTGCCGGACGGGTCGCTCGACCTCGACAGCACCGACCGCATGACGGATGCCTTCATGGCGGCCGGTGCGGCCGGCATGACCATCCTGGGCGTCATGGGCGAGGCGCCGAAGCTGACGGAAGCCGAGAGCCTGACCTTCGTCGATCGCGTGCTGAAGCGCGTGGCGGGGCGCATCCCGGTGGTGGTCGGTGCCTCGGCGCCGGGCTTCGCGCAGATGAGGGCGATCGCGCGCGGGTCGATGGACCTTGGCGCCGCGGGCATCATGGTCTCGCCGACGCCGGGTCTGAAGGGCGACGAGGCCGTGGTGTCCTACATCGCGCAGGCGGTGGACGTGGTGAACGCACCCTTCGTGCTGCAGGACTATCCTCAGCTGACGGGCATCACAATGACCGCGCCGATGATCGCGCGCATGGCGGCCGACCAGCGCGTGGTGATGCTGAAGGCGGAGGACTGGCCGGGCCTCGACAAGCTGACCGCGGTGCGGAAGCTGGAAGCCGAGGGCAAGATGCCGCGCGTGTCGATCCTGGGCGGCGTGGGCGGGCAGTTCCTGCCCGAGGAACTCGCGCGCGGGGCCGATGGCATCATGACCGGCTATGCCTTTCCGGAGATGCTGGTGAATGTGTGCCGCATGATGTGGGCGGGAAGCCGCGATGCGGCGCAGGACCTGTTCGACCTGCACCTGCCGCTGATCCGCACCGAGGTGCAGCCGGGGCTGGGCCTCGCGATCCGGAAGTACGTGCTGAAGCGCCGCGGCATCATCGCGCATGACACGCTGCGCGCCCCGGGCCCGAAGCTGAGCGCCGAGACGGTGGGCGAGGTGGACTACCTGCTGGCGCGGCTGGCGCGGACGGAGAAGCTGGCCGCGGCGGCGTGA